One window of Steroidobacteraceae bacterium genomic DNA carries:
- a CDS encoding aspartate/glutamate racemase family protein: MTTRSVAVLGSGTASAVLPVTIQRLDDEDVHPVIVNPRLAVFAFTPYERLLVDLAYVDAAEIASARGHGAILVNSFADYGLEAMRARLAIPAIGAGEAAIALAAQGGRRFGIVTVWPASLQHLYDERLARVPGAHQCTEVRHVFDERELARLRSADGVMQRMQHADKAVIDAIVAACDESLASAGSECIVLGCTCMTSIAAEVAGRIDAPLIDPVATGYLKARDAALHGTVREPPAGSSDASVGALIDAWLAAGTPTGNAADCPVCILPSD, translated from the coding sequence ATGACCACTCGCAGCGTCGCAGTGCTTGGCAGCGGCACCGCGAGCGCGGTACTGCCAGTCACCATACAGCGTCTGGACGACGAAGACGTCCATCCCGTCATCGTCAATCCGCGTCTCGCCGTCTTCGCGTTCACGCCCTATGAACGCTTGCTGGTCGACCTCGCCTACGTGGATGCCGCCGAGATCGCAAGTGCCAGGGGTCATGGAGCGATCCTGGTGAACTCATTTGCCGACTACGGTCTCGAAGCCATGCGAGCGCGCCTGGCCATTCCCGCGATCGGTGCCGGCGAAGCCGCCATCGCGCTGGCGGCGCAGGGCGGGCGCCGATTCGGCATCGTCACCGTGTGGCCGGCCTCGTTGCAGCATCTGTACGATGAGCGCCTGGCCCGCGTCCCCGGCGCGCACCAGTGCACGGAAGTGCGCCATGTCTTCGACGAGCGCGAGCTGGCGAGGCTGCGAAGCGCCGATGGCGTCATGCAGCGGATGCAGCATGCAGACAAAGCGGTTATCGACGCGATTGTCGCCGCGTGCGACGAATCGCTCGCCAGTGCCGGCAGCGAGTGCATCGTGCTTGGCTGCACCTGCATGACTTCCATCGCCGCGGAAGTTGCCGGCAGAATCGACGCGCCGCTTATCGATCCGGTCGCCACCGGTTACCTGAAGGCGCGCGATGCCGCGCTGCATGGCACGGTGCGCGAACCACCGGCCGGAAGTTCCGACGCCAGCGTCGGGGCCCTGATCGATGCCTGGTTGGCCGCGGGCACGCCGACCGGCAACGCAGCCGACTGCCCGGTCTGCATCCTGCCGTCCGATTGA
- a CDS encoding S9 family peptidase produces MLIPTPRRTMPIQLGFLCALIAAPLLAAQAPAHLPLQSRDVFDLETASDAQISPDGRYIVYVRNNNDIMTDSVRQSLWLIDVQSGEQQALQADGHDNFSPRWSPDGRRIAFVSTADGKPQLYMRWLDSGRTSMLTNLTAGPGDLTFSPDGRWLAFSQFVPKSVEPLAKAPEKPEGATWAPEVTLVDSVVYRVDGQGYLKHGYRHLFLVAADGGAARQLTTGNFNHGGRMSFTPDGKRLIFSANRNDDWEYDNVESEIYAIDIASGEIAALTHRKGPDATPAVSPDGRSIAYVGFDDREQGYQVTHLYVMASAGGEPRTLAATLDRDVNDPRWASDGRGIYYSYDDHGVRRIAYVGLNGRQREIVGGLGGEDIGRPYSGGEFSVADNGRIAYTATSITRPPDVAMVEPSGRQRRLTHLNSQLDYRALSDGERIEWQSSHDGRTIEGWLMKPAAFDPQRKYPLLLEIHGGPFASYGPAFSIEMQRYAAQGYFVLYCNPRGSTSYGEEFGNLIHHAYPGFDYDDLMSGVDAVMARGNIDADNLFVTGGSGGGVLTAWIVGKTSRFRAAVVAKPVINWTSFVLTADFNNFFYRYWFAAPPWEDQAAYWQRSPLSLVGNVTTPTMLLTGEADYRTPMSETEQFYQALKLRKVPTAMLRVPEASHGLTARPSNQIAKVDNIIAWFEKFRHGKAEAPGT; encoded by the coding sequence ATGCTGATACCCACGCCGCGTCGCACCATGCCGATACAACTGGGGTTCCTTTGCGCCCTCATCGCCGCCCCACTGCTGGCAGCGCAAGCGCCGGCACATTTGCCATTGCAGTCCCGGGACGTGTTCGATCTCGAAACAGCCAGTGATGCGCAGATATCGCCGGATGGGCGGTACATAGTATACGTGCGCAACAACAACGACATCATGACCGACAGCGTCCGCCAGTCGCTGTGGCTGATCGATGTGCAAAGCGGCGAGCAGCAGGCTCTGCAGGCGGACGGTCACGATAACTTCTCGCCGCGCTGGTCACCCGACGGCCGGCGCATTGCCTTCGTTTCCACGGCTGACGGCAAGCCGCAGCTGTACATGCGCTGGCTCGACAGCGGGCGCACCTCCATGCTGACGAATCTCACCGCAGGGCCGGGCGACCTGACCTTCTCTCCCGATGGTCGCTGGCTTGCGTTCTCGCAATTCGTGCCGAAGTCGGTCGAACCGCTGGCCAAGGCCCCGGAGAAACCGGAGGGAGCAACCTGGGCGCCGGAGGTAACGCTCGTCGATTCGGTCGTCTATCGCGTGGATGGACAGGGCTATCTGAAGCACGGCTATCGGCATCTGTTTCTCGTCGCGGCCGATGGCGGCGCCGCAAGGCAGTTGACCACGGGCAATTTCAATCATGGCGGCAGAATGAGCTTCACGCCCGATGGCAAGCGCCTGATCTTCTCCGCCAATCGCAATGACGACTGGGAGTACGACAACGTCGAGAGCGAGATCTACGCCATTGATATCGCGAGCGGCGAAATCGCGGCCCTGACCCATCGCAAGGGGCCGGACGCCACGCCGGCGGTCTCTCCAGACGGCCGGTCGATTGCCTATGTCGGATTCGATGATCGTGAGCAGGGTTATCAAGTCACGCATCTGTATGTCATGGCCAGCGCCGGCGGCGAGCCGCGCACGCTTGCCGCGACGCTCGACCGCGATGTCAACGATCCTCGTTGGGCGAGCGATGGGCGCGGCATCTACTACTCGTATGATGACCACGGCGTGCGCCGCATTGCCTATGTCGGTTTGAACGGTCGGCAGCGCGAAATCGTTGGCGGCCTCGGCGGCGAGGACATCGGCAGGCCGTACTCGGGCGGCGAGTTCTCGGTGGCCGACAACGGGCGCATAGCCTATACGGCCACCTCGATTACGCGACCGCCCGATGTCGCGATGGTCGAACCATCGGGCAGGCAACGCCGGCTGACGCACCTGAATTCCCAACTCGATTATCGCGCGCTCTCCGATGGCGAGCGCATCGAATGGCAATCCTCACACGACGGCCGCACCATCGAAGGCTGGCTCATGAAGCCCGCCGCCTTCGACCCGCAACGGAAGTATCCGCTGCTGCTGGAGATTCACGGCGGCCCCTTCGCCTCCTACGGCCCGGCATTCAGCATCGAGATGCAGCGCTATGCCGCGCAGGGCTATTTCGTTCTCTATTGCAATCCCCGGGGCAGCACCAGCTACGGCGAGGAATTCGGCAATCTAATACACCATGCCTATCCGGGCTTTGACTACGACGATCTCATGTCCGGCGTCGACGCCGTCATGGCCCGCGGCAATATCGATGCCGACAATCTGTTCGTCACCGGTGGCTCGGGAGGTGGTGTTCTGACGGCCTGGATCGTCGGCAAGACTTCGCGATTTCGCGCCGCCGTGGTCGCGAAGCCGGTCATCAACTGGACCAGCTTCGTCCTCACCGCGGATTTCAACAACTTCTTCTATCGCTACTGGTTCGCGGCGCCGCCCTGGGAGGATCAGGCGGCCTACTGGCAGCGCTCGCCACTCTCGCTCGTCGGCAATGTCACCACGCCGACCATGCTGTTGACCGGCGAGGCCGACTACCGCACGCCCATGTCCGAGACCGAGCAGTTCTACCAGGCGCTGAAGTTGCGCAAGGTGCCCACTGCCATGCTGAGGGTGCCCGAGGCATCGCATGGCCTGACCGCAAGACCCAGCAACCAGATTGCCAAGGTCGACAACATCATCGCCTGGTTCGAGAAGTTCCGCCACGGCAAGGCCGAGGCGCCGGGCACATGA
- a CDS encoding alpha-ketoglutarate-dependent dioxygenase AlkB, whose product MARAQRLRPATAARIISDLDYCPDYLSAAGAARYMTVLRNGLAWQRRSIVLFGHRYLQPRMIAFYGDEGVSYSYSRQRLSALPWPAPLARLRDGLVRHCRAPFNCVLANLYRDGDDCMGWHSDDEAELGEQPLIASLSLGAARDFALRSRRGSPKLLRLSLLSGSLLVMRGDFQQAWQHALPRAPNPCAARINLTFRQVTLRGRGDAQR is encoded by the coding sequence ATGGCTCGAGCGCAGCGCCTGAGGCCGGCGACGGCGGCGCGAATCATCAGCGATCTCGACTATTGCCCCGATTATCTGTCGGCCGCCGGCGCCGCGCGCTACATGACAGTACTACGCAACGGTCTCGCGTGGCAGCGCCGCAGCATCGTGCTCTTCGGACATCGTTACCTGCAACCGAGGATGATCGCGTTCTACGGCGATGAGGGCGTGAGCTACAGCTACTCGCGGCAGCGTCTGTCGGCACTGCCGTGGCCGGCTCCCCTCGCGCGCCTGCGCGACGGGCTCGTCCGGCACTGCCGCGCGCCGTTCAATTGCGTGCTTGCCAATCTCTACCGCGATGGGGACGATTGCATGGGCTGGCACAGCGACGACGAGGCCGAGCTCGGTGAGCAGCCGCTGATCGCGTCCCTGTCACTCGGTGCAGCGCGCGATTTCGCGCTGCGTTCGCGCCGCGGGTCGCCGAAGCTCCTGCGCCTGTCCTTGCTTTCGGGGAGCCTGCTCGTCATGCGCGGTGATTTTCAGCAGGCGTGGCAACATGCGCTGCCACGCGCGCCGAATCCCTGCGCGGCGCGCATCAACCTGACGTTCCGGCAGGTGACCCTGCGCGGCCGGGGCGATGCTCAGCGGTAG
- a CDS encoding DUF456 family protein: MHAGWLWIVALGLIAIGLIGTVLPALPGAAAVFGGMLLGAWLDDFQRISWVTVVVLGVLTALTFAADILGSVFGARRVGASRLALLGAAIGALIGMFFGFVGMIFSPFLGAVAGELISRGRVGQAARIGIGTWLGLLLGTLAKVALVASMLVIFVSAYFIP; this comes from the coding sequence ATGCACGCAGGCTGGCTTTGGATCGTCGCACTGGGATTGATCGCCATCGGGCTGATTGGCACCGTGTTGCCGGCTTTGCCCGGCGCTGCCGCGGTCTTCGGCGGCATGCTCCTCGGCGCCTGGCTGGATGACTTCCAGCGCATCAGCTGGGTCACTGTCGTCGTACTCGGCGTGCTCACCGCGCTGACTTTCGCGGCCGACATCCTCGGCAGCGTGTTCGGCGCCCGTCGCGTCGGCGCAAGCCGGTTGGCACTTCTTGGCGCTGCGATCGGCGCCTTGATCGGCATGTTCTTCGGTTTTGTCGGCATGATCTTCTCCCCCTTCCTCGGCGCAGTCGCCGGCGAACTCATCAGCCGCGGCCGGGTGGGCCAGGCGGCGCGCATCGGTATCGGCACCTGGCTCGGATTGTTGCTGGGCACGCTCGCCAAGGTCGCGCTGGTGGCATCGATGCTGGTGATCTTCGTGTCGGCGTACTTCATCCCATGA
- a CDS encoding ABC transporter ATP-binding protein: MSSRHGAASPASGGRVGSGAIRAGFRDVLVYGRRAVELVWATSHPLTLALVALTLLVGLLPAGVAWVGARIVDSVIAAVAAAGARPETETVFAFVALEALLVALLAAGQRGISTAQSLLRAQLGQRVNELILEKALTLELSQFEDAEFYDKLTRARREASSRPLSLVMRTFGLAQNSVALVSFAVLIADFSPWAVILLFLAGLPSFVAEAKFSGDAFRLFRWRSPETRMQLYLETVLAREDHAKEVQLYNLGPRLLDRYRDIFRRVYQADRDLTLRRDGWGFAVGLLGTAALYGAYAFTAWSAIERRITLGGMTMYVALFRQGQSAVSAILSAVSGMYEDNLYIATLYEFLETPVRARKATMASGPEPADGVRFEKVSFTYPGSDSPALIDIDLHIRPGHSLALVGENGSGKTTLIKLLTRLYSPSSGRILLDGLDLERWDEQALRRRIGVIFQDFARYQLLVGENIGAGDVEAFEDELRWRRASDQAMARAFIESMPEDYRTQLGKWFKDGRELSGGQWQKIALARAFMRVKADVLVLDEPTAAMDAAAEANVFEHFREVARDRIVILISHRFSTVRMADEIVVIQDGRIVERGSHDALMAADGHYRSLFTLQARGYR; the protein is encoded by the coding sequence TTGAGCTCTCGGCACGGCGCGGCGTCGCCAGCCTCTGGCGGCCGTGTCGGCAGCGGCGCGATCCGCGCCGGCTTTCGCGATGTACTCGTCTATGGCCGCCGCGCCGTGGAACTCGTCTGGGCAACCAGCCATCCGCTGACCCTGGCCCTGGTTGCTCTCACCTTGCTGGTCGGTTTGCTGCCCGCGGGGGTTGCCTGGGTCGGCGCACGGATCGTCGACTCGGTGATCGCCGCCGTTGCAGCTGCCGGTGCGCGACCTGAAACGGAAACGGTCTTCGCATTCGTCGCACTCGAAGCGCTGCTGGTCGCGCTGCTTGCGGCCGGCCAGCGCGGCATTTCCACGGCACAGAGCCTTCTGCGTGCGCAGCTCGGTCAGCGGGTGAATGAATTGATCCTCGAGAAGGCGCTGACGCTCGAGTTGTCCCAGTTCGAGGACGCGGAGTTCTACGACAAGCTCACACGCGCGCGGCGTGAAGCGTCGAGCCGACCGTTGTCGCTGGTGATGCGCACCTTTGGCCTGGCGCAAAATAGCGTTGCCCTTGTCTCATTCGCCGTGCTGATCGCCGACTTCTCGCCCTGGGCCGTGATCCTGCTCTTTCTTGCCGGTCTGCCGTCATTCGTTGCGGAGGCGAAGTTTTCGGGCGATGCATTCCGCCTGTTTCGCTGGCGCTCGCCCGAGACGCGCATGCAGCTTTACCTCGAGACGGTGCTTGCCCGCGAGGATCATGCCAAGGAAGTGCAGCTGTACAACCTCGGGCCGCGTCTGCTCGATCGCTACCGGGACATCTTCCGCCGTGTCTACCAGGCGGATCGCGATCTGACGCTGCGCCGCGATGGCTGGGGATTCGCCGTGGGCCTGCTCGGCACGGCTGCGCTCTATGGTGCGTATGCATTCACGGCCTGGAGCGCGATCGAACGGCGCATCACGCTCGGTGGCATGACCATGTACGTCGCGCTGTTCCGGCAGGGGCAGAGCGCGGTATCGGCGATTTTGTCGGCCGTGAGCGGCATGTACGAAGACAACCTGTACATCGCAACGCTCTACGAGTTCCTCGAGACGCCGGTACGCGCACGCAAGGCCACGATGGCGAGCGGGCCCGAGCCCGCCGACGGCGTGCGCTTCGAGAAAGTGAGCTTCACCTATCCCGGCAGCGACAGTCCGGCGCTGATCGACATCGATCTGCACATCCGGCCTGGACATTCGCTGGCGCTCGTTGGCGAGAACGGTTCTGGCAAGACGACGCTGATCAAACTGCTGACGCGGCTTTACAGCCCGAGCAGCGGCCGGATACTGCTCGATGGCCTCGACCTCGAGCGCTGGGACGAGCAGGCGCTGCGACGCAGGATAGGCGTGATCTTTCAGGACTTCGCGCGCTACCAGTTGCTGGTCGGCGAGAATATCGGCGCCGGGGACGTCGAAGCGTTCGAGGATGAACTGCGCTGGCGTCGCGCCTCGGACCAGGCGATGGCACGCGCCTTCATCGAATCGATGCCGGAGGACTATCGCACTCAACTCGGCAAGTGGTTCAAGGATGGTCGCGAGCTCTCCGGCGGCCAGTGGCAGAAAATTGCGCTGGCGCGTGCATTCATGCGCGTGAAGGCCGATGTGCTCGTGCTCGATGAGCCGACCGCGGCGATGGATGCCGCTGCCGAGGCCAATGTCTTCGAGCATTTTCGCGAGGTCGCGCGCGACCGCATCGTGATCCTGATCTCGCATCGCTTTTCCACCGTGCGCATGGCCGATGAAATCGTCGTGATCCAGGACGGGCGCATTGTCGAGCGCGGCAGTCACGATGCGCTGATGGCCGCAGACGGACATTATCGCAGCCTGTTCACGCTGCAGGCGCGTGGCTACCGCTGA